The following are encoded together in the Chlamydiales bacterium genome:
- a CDS encoding YbhB/YbcL family Raf kinase inhibitor-like protein produces the protein MKLTSTHFKENENIPSQYTCEGLGCNPELHIQDVPKGTLSLALIMDDPDVPVNIRKDCMYDHWVVFNMPKDTAVIKENLTPPGTLGKNTSGSLGYIGPCPPDRRHRYFFKLYALDCTLPLAEGATKKQVEKAMDGHILAQATLMGTYEKHHVGDV, from the coding sequence ATGAAACTAACGAGCACCCACTTTAAAGAAAATGAAAACATCCCCTCACAATATACATGTGAAGGACTCGGATGCAATCCGGAATTACACATTCAAGATGTTCCCAAGGGCACACTCTCCCTTGCATTAATCATGGATGACCCAGACGTTCCTGTAAACATTCGAAAAGATTGTATGTATGATCACTGGGTTGTGTTTAACATGCCAAAAGACACAGCCGTGATTAAAGAAAATTTAACACCTCCTGGCACGCTTGGAAAAAACACATCTGGCTCTCTTGGATACATAGGCCCTTGCCCGCCTGACAGAAGACATCGCTATTTCTTTAAACTCTATGCGCTTGACTGCACACTGCCCCTTGCTGAAGGAGCTACAAAAAAACAGGTTGAAAAAGCAATGGATGGCCATATTTTAGCACAAGCAACGCTTATGGGCACCTATGAAAAACATCATGTTGGAGATGTTTGA
- the mutS gene encoding DNA mismatch repair protein MutS, with amino-acid sequence MTDAIKTTPMMAQWHACKQKAKDSILLFRMGDFYEAFYDDATTLSEVVDLTLTQRQGIPMAGIPHHTCDAYIDKLVQKGLKVAIAEQLEDPKTVKGLVKRDIVRIITPGTLLNSSLLTEKSNNFFASIVQIGHSFGLSFIDLSTGDFKAMECEKIGDLANELYALRASEILISHKFQERHSKFFHELSQLYNFLLSPQDEWYFDHHMAYNTLSEHFNVHNLDGFGLKGMNSAITAAGSLLHYFKETLSLPTQHIHAITHYEPSCFLKLDKSTQRNLELVESMRNGSKKYTLLEVLDYTRTPMGGRLLKNWILQPLLDLKEIHKRQESITSLLTSFLKMQELAVTLGKIKDIERLTMKISSGYCGPRDLLNLILSLETIPELKCTLLYFSSLLFEEESSLLTDFTPLVHEIKAALVDEPPVRTNEGGIFREGYDKDLDELREIRKDGKSWLINYQNKLREETGIKTLKVSFTHAFGYYIEVSKGQAEKMPASFQRRQTLVNNERFITPELKEYEQKVLTAEERMIQLEQEFFTVLRTHILKYTESISLVAKAISKIDALYSLAFAAKKWNYTKPIVDTSSILFIQEGRHPIIESSLLSEIFTPNDTLLDDSQNSLILLTGPNMAGKSTYIRQVALITLMAQMGSFVPAKSAHIGLVDKIFTRIGASDDLSRGQSTFMVEMSETATILHNATFSSLVILDEIGRGTSTYDGIAIAWSVAEYLLLNIPTKAKTLFATHYWELTELQNRISGAVNYHVAVQEANNKIIFLHKIIKGATDKSYGIHVAELAGLPLSVTLRAKEILNRLEEGSGKKEKSITSSRIKKPIHEHQILLFE; translated from the coding sequence ATGACTGATGCAATAAAAACTACGCCCATGATGGCCCAGTGGCATGCTTGCAAGCAAAAAGCAAAAGACTCCATCCTCCTATTTCGTATGGGAGACTTTTATGAAGCTTTTTACGATGATGCAACGACTTTATCAGAAGTTGTAGATTTAACCCTTACACAAAGACAAGGTATACCCATGGCAGGTATACCCCACCATACATGTGATGCCTATATCGACAAATTAGTTCAAAAAGGGCTCAAAGTGGCCATTGCTGAACAGTTGGAAGATCCCAAAACTGTAAAAGGCCTTGTAAAGCGAGATATTGTTCGTATTATAACTCCTGGCACTCTTCTGAACTCCTCACTTTTAACAGAAAAGTCTAATAATTTCTTTGCATCCATTGTGCAAATTGGCCACTCTTTTGGCCTAAGCTTTATCGATCTTTCTACAGGGGATTTTAAAGCGATGGAATGTGAAAAAATAGGCGATCTTGCAAACGAGCTTTATGCACTTCGTGCCTCTGAAATTCTGATTTCTCATAAATTTCAAGAAAGACATTCTAAATTTTTCCATGAATTATCACAGCTTTATAACTTCTTGCTCTCACCGCAAGATGAATGGTATTTTGATCATCACATGGCTTATAACACATTATCAGAACACTTTAACGTGCACAATCTTGATGGATTTGGCTTGAAAGGCATGAACAGCGCCATCACAGCCGCAGGATCCCTTTTACACTATTTCAAAGAAACACTTTCTCTGCCCACTCAGCATATCCACGCTATTACACACTACGAGCCTTCTTGTTTCTTAAAACTCGATAAATCCACTCAGAGAAATTTAGAGCTTGTAGAATCGATGCGAAATGGAAGCAAAAAGTACACTCTCTTAGAAGTTCTTGACTATACTAGAACCCCTATGGGAGGAAGGCTTCTCAAAAACTGGATTTTACAGCCCCTACTTGACCTGAAAGAAATTCATAAAAGACAAGAGAGCATTACATCTCTTCTCACATCCTTCTTGAAAATGCAAGAGCTTGCTGTAACTCTTGGTAAAATTAAAGACATCGAACGGCTAACGATGAAAATATCTTCTGGATACTGTGGTCCAAGAGATCTTTTAAACTTAATTCTTTCTTTAGAAACCATTCCTGAGCTTAAATGCACCCTCTTATATTTTTCTAGCTTATTGTTTGAAGAAGAATCTTCTCTACTTACTGACTTTACACCGCTTGTTCATGAAATTAAGGCAGCATTGGTCGATGAACCACCTGTACGCACCAATGAAGGCGGCATTTTTAGAGAGGGTTATGATAAAGACCTCGATGAGCTTCGAGAAATTCGAAAAGATGGAAAGTCATGGCTTATCAATTATCAAAACAAGCTAAGGGAAGAAACTGGCATCAAAACATTAAAAGTCAGTTTTACACATGCTTTTGGATATTATATTGAAGTAAGTAAAGGACAAGCAGAAAAAATGCCTGCATCCTTTCAAAGAAGACAAACGCTTGTCAATAATGAGCGCTTTATCACTCCTGAGCTTAAAGAATATGAACAAAAGGTGCTCACAGCAGAAGAGCGCATGATTCAACTAGAGCAAGAATTTTTTACAGTTTTACGCACTCACATTTTAAAATATACAGAAAGTATTTCTCTTGTCGCAAAAGCGATCAGCAAAATAGATGCTCTTTACTCCCTTGCCTTTGCTGCAAAAAAATGGAATTACACAAAACCCATCGTTGATACATCCTCCATACTATTTATTCAAGAAGGAAGACACCCTATCATTGAATCATCTCTTTTGAGTGAAATATTTACCCCTAACGACACTCTCTTAGATGACTCTCAAAACAGTCTCATTCTCCTTACAGGCCCAAACATGGCTGGGAAGTCCACTTATATAAGACAAGTAGCCCTCATTACTTTAATGGCGCAGATGGGCAGCTTTGTTCCTGCAAAATCTGCTCATATTGGCCTTGTCGACAAAATTTTTACACGTATTGGTGCAAGCGATGATCTCTCTCGCGGCCAATCCACATTCATGGTAGAAATGAGCGAAACTGCAACTATTTTACATAACGCAACTTTCTCATCTTTAGTTATTTTAGATGAAATTGGTCGCGGCACTAGCACCTATGATGGTATCGCAATTGCCTGGTCCGTTGCAGAGTATCTATTACTAAACATTCCAACTAAAGCAAAAACTCTATTTGCAACGCATTACTGGGAACTTACAGAACTTCAAAACCGCATCAGTGGAGCTGTCAACTACCATGTTGCAGTCCAAGAAGCAAATAACAAAATTATTTTTTTACATAAAATTATCAAGGGTGCAACTGACAAAAGTTATGGTATCCATGTAGCAGAGCTTGCAGGCCTTCCCTTGAGTGTAACACTCCGAGCAAAAGAGATCTTAAATCGCCTTGAAGAGGGCTCTGGAAAAAAAGAAAAATCCATAACCTCTTCTAGAATTAAAAAACCTATTCATGAGCACCAAATTCTCCTATTTGAATAA
- the uvrC gene encoding excinuclease ABC subunit UvrC, whose translation MFDKTLLEYFPKDPGVYLMKDERAHVIYVGKAKNIQTRVKQYFSTSQDDRPYVPFLVQKVKTIETIVVSSEKEALLLENTLIKKYKPKYNILLKDDKGYVSLKLTHDSWPMVQLVRYKGKPPNDGTYFGPYLNALEAKTLLDLLQHTFPLRQCSDREFALRTRPCILYQMKRCIAPCCNKCTQEEYAVHVKRTSQFLKGQDKELLQNLYKEMEVCSEFLEFEKAAEIFRAIKYIEHALESQQVTRIERIDMDAIGIYREGSEVTLCQLLFREGKLTSLEVFQFSNILQDDEELISSFLIQHYLTQENAPFEILLPIPLIESTSLEEILSHEKKHKIVLHTPKRGDKLALIEMAYKNAQSSFHKEKDNKAIRQKNLLDMQEKLLLEHYPHRIECFDNSHLSGTDSVGCMVVFIEAEKKTAFYRKYLLKATNSSDDYGAMYEILLRRYSKAKKEDTLPNLVIIDGGKGHLNVAKKVFTDLNIIGVDLIAIAKEEHRHDKGSSQEVIFLVNRKDPILLNRSSSLLFLLQQIRDEAHRFAITFHRAKRSKKMISSVLSTIPGIGPVKQKLLLKTFGSTKQLMLAETESLMQIKGLSSKDVEAISHWKQHRENSH comes from the coding sequence ATGTTTGACAAAACACTTTTAGAATACTTTCCAAAGGACCCTGGCGTTTATCTGATGAAAGATGAAAGAGCCCATGTGATTTATGTTGGAAAAGCAAAAAATATCCAAACGCGTGTCAAACAATATTTTTCTACATCTCAAGATGATAGACCCTATGTTCCCTTTCTTGTTCAAAAAGTCAAAACCATTGAAACAATCGTTGTCTCCTCTGAAAAAGAAGCTTTGCTTCTTGAAAATACTCTCATTAAAAAATATAAACCAAAGTACAATATACTCTTAAAAGATGATAAGGGATATGTAAGCTTAAAACTTACCCATGATAGCTGGCCTATGGTACAACTCGTGCGCTACAAAGGTAAGCCTCCAAATGATGGCACTTACTTTGGCCCTTACTTAAATGCATTAGAAGCAAAAACATTATTAGACCTACTACAACACACATTTCCACTGCGACAATGTTCTGACAGGGAATTTGCCTTAAGAACGCGCCCTTGCATCCTATATCAAATGAAACGCTGCATTGCTCCTTGCTGCAATAAATGCACACAAGAAGAGTATGCAGTTCATGTAAAGCGCACCTCACAATTTCTAAAAGGACAAGATAAAGAGCTTTTACAAAACCTCTATAAGGAAATGGAAGTCTGCTCTGAATTTCTTGAATTTGAAAAGGCCGCAGAAATTTTTCGAGCAATCAAATACATCGAACATGCTTTAGAATCTCAACAAGTGACAAGAATAGAGCGCATTGATATGGATGCAATTGGCATCTATCGAGAAGGCTCTGAAGTAACTCTTTGTCAGCTTCTTTTTAGAGAAGGAAAGCTTACATCTCTTGAAGTATTTCAATTTTCTAATATCCTACAAGATGATGAAGAGCTTATCTCCTCTTTTCTTATTCAACATTATTTAACCCAAGAAAATGCACCCTTCGAAATTTTGCTACCTATCCCTTTGATAGAGTCTACAAGCTTAGAAGAAATTTTAAGTCATGAAAAGAAACATAAAATAGTCCTCCACACACCAAAAAGAGGAGATAAATTAGCACTCATTGAAATGGCCTATAAAAATGCACAAAGCTCTTTTCATAAAGAAAAGGACAATAAGGCTATCCGTCAAAAAAACCTTTTAGATATGCAGGAAAAGCTATTACTAGAGCACTACCCTCACCGTATCGAATGTTTTGATAACTCTCACCTTTCTGGAACAGATTCTGTAGGCTGCATGGTAGTTTTCATTGAAGCAGAAAAGAAAACAGCATTCTACCGAAAATACTTACTCAAAGCCACCAACTCTTCAGATGATTATGGAGCCATGTATGAAATCTTATTAAGGCGCTATTCAAAAGCAAAAAAGGAAGATACTCTGCCAAACCTCGTCATCATCGATGGAGGAAAAGGTCACCTAAATGTTGCTAAAAAAGTATTTACCGATTTAAATATTATTGGTGTAGACCTTATTGCTATTGCAAAAGAAGAGCACAGGCATGACAAGGGCTCTTCTCAAGAAGTTATCTTTTTAGTAAATAGAAAAGATCCTATTTTATTGAATCGAAGCTCTTCACTATTATTTTTACTTCAACAGATACGTGACGAGGCGCATCGCTTTGCTATCACTTTTCACAGAGCCAAGAGAAGCAAAAAAATGATAAGTTCTGTATTAAGCACAATCCCTGGCATTGGTCCTGTAAAACAAAAGCTTCTCTTAAAAACTTTTGGTAGCACAAAGCAGCTCATGCTAGCAGAGACAGAATCGCTTATGCAAATAAAAGGGCTATCCTCAAAAGACGTAGAGGCTATTAGTCACTGGAAACAGCATCGCGAAAACTCACATTGA